A region of Gemmatimonadales bacterium DNA encodes the following proteins:
- a CDS encoding DUF4384 domain-containing protein: MLAPLMVALALLGPAPAPDLQGTPAPQQPPIQVSLNNEGRYGFGEPILVRVRPADDGFLVVLRTDVHGWVRVLYPPSPSADNFVRGGRDVDIGGPQGGEAFEAGPSAGTGTIVAARAHEAFHFDRFVTASHWNYRALDSATSAAAPESALVSIVQSMAGDVHFDYDVAQYSVADPQAAAAYAGGDPAYAYGYPPPYWSYPYWPYAWWPYDPFFFGFYAAGFYPSFFGRYCYGCYRGYGFNVGFGFGRPLGRAVPYRPRAYIGTGVRARAPVAAPAFRGSVGRRYIPSTGVRAAASYGGAPRSYARSYGGSRGSYAAPRSYGGGRASYAPRGGGGGGGRGSYAPRGGGGGSSGRSGGGGGGGGRRGR; the protein is encoded by the coding sequence ATGCTCGCTCCACTGATGGTCGCGCTCGCTCTCCTCGGCCCTGCTCCGGCGCCGGACCTGCAGGGCACGCCGGCCCCCCAGCAACCGCCGATCCAGGTCTCGCTGAACAACGAGGGGCGCTACGGCTTCGGCGAGCCCATCCTCGTGCGCGTGAGGCCGGCCGACGACGGCTTCCTGGTCGTGCTGCGCACCGACGTCCACGGCTGGGTGCGCGTGCTGTACCCGCCGAGCCCGTCGGCGGACAACTTCGTGCGCGGCGGCCGCGACGTGGACATCGGCGGACCGCAAGGCGGCGAGGCGTTCGAGGCGGGACCGAGCGCGGGCACCGGGACCATCGTGGCCGCGCGGGCCCACGAGGCGTTCCACTTCGACCGTTTCGTCACGGCGAGCCACTGGAACTACCGGGCGCTCGACTCGGCGACCAGCGCCGCGGCTCCCGAGAGCGCCCTGGTGAGCATCGTGCAGAGCATGGCGGGCGACGTGCACTTCGACTACGACGTCGCGCAGTACTCGGTCGCCGATCCCCAGGCCGCCGCGGCGTACGCCGGCGGCGATCCGGCGTACGCGTACGGGTATCCCCCGCCCTACTGGAGCTATCCGTACTGGCCGTATGCCTGGTGGCCCTACGACCCGTTCTTCTTCGGCTTCTACGCCGCGGGCTTCTACCCGTCGTTCTTCGGCCGGTACTGCTACGGGTGCTACCGCGGCTACGGGTTCAACGTGGGCTTCGGCTTCGGCCGGCCGCTCGGCCGGGCGGTGCCCTATCGCCCGCGCGCCTACATCGGCACGGGCGTCCGCGCCCGCGCTCCCGTGGCGGCGCCGGCGTTCCGCGGCTCAGTGGGTCGCCGCTACATCCCGTCGACGGGTGTGCGCGCCGCGGCCTCGTACGGCGGGGCCCCGCGGAGCTACGCGCGCAGTTACGGCGGAAGCCGCGGGTCGTACGCTGCCCCGCGCAGCTACGGCGGAGGCCGTGCGTCGTACGCTCCGCGCGGCGGAGGCGGGGGCGGAGGCCGCGGGTCGTACGCTCCGCGCGGCGGAGGCGGGGGTTCTTCCGGCCGCTCCGGCGGAGGCGGGGGCGGGGGCGGACGGCGCGGCCGCTGA